A window from Cyprinus carpio isolate SPL01 chromosome A11, ASM1834038v1, whole genome shotgun sequence encodes these proteins:
- the LOC109062295 gene encoding probable Bax inhibitor 1, which yields MNVFDRTINFDALFKFSQISRSTQQHLKNVYASLAVCMLVAAAGSYVYIITRLFQGGLTMLGSLALMGWLAMTPHSPQTEKKRLAILAGFAFFTGLGLGPLMDYVISVNPSIILTAFLGTSVIFACFTLSALYAKRRSYLFLGGTLMSGLVVLLLVSVLNMFLASAVVFKAHVYLGLAIMCGFVLFDTQLIIEKAEMGDKDYIWHCVDLFLDFVTIFRKLVIILSMNEKEKKKEKK from the exons ATGAATGTCTTTGATCGCACCATAAACTTTGATGCTCTCTTCAAGTTCTCTCAAAT CTCTCGCTCGACTCAGCAGCACCTGAAGAATGTCTACGCCAGTTTAGCGGTGTGTATGCTGGTGGCGGCCGCCGGCTCCTACGTCTACATCATCACCAGACTGTTTCAG GGTGGGCTGACCATGCTTGGATCACTGGCTCTGATGGGTTGGCTTGCCATGACCCCTCACAGCCCTCAGACAGAGAAGAAGAGGCTGGCCATCCTCGCTGGTTTTGCTTTCTTCACAG GTCTCGGACTCGGCCCACTTATGGACTACGTCATTAGCGTCAACCCGAG CATCATCCTGACTGCTTTCCTGGGCACCTCTGTCATCTTTGCCTGCTTCACGCTGAGCGCCCTCTATGCCAAGCGCAGAAGTTATCTCTTCCTGGGA GGCACTCTGATGTCCGGGCTGGTTGTTCTTCTGCTCGTCTCCGTCCTCAATATGTTCTTGGCCTCAGCCGTGGTCTTTAAG GCTCATGTGTATCTGGGTCTGGCCATCATGTGTGGCTTTGTGCTGTTTGACACGCAGCTAATCATTGAGAAGGCCGAAATGGGAGACAAAGATTACATCTG gcatTGTGTTGACCTCTTCCTGGACTTTGTGACCATCTTCAGAAAGCTTGTTATCATTCTCTCTATGAATGAGAAG gaaaagaagaaggagaagaagtgA